A part of Oncorhynchus kisutch isolate 150728-3 linkage group LG2, Okis_V2, whole genome shotgun sequence genomic DNA contains:
- the LOC109906000 gene encoding leukocyte receptor cluster member 9, which produces MASEETGVPLDSGENLEDRRAQEHRATEGPKTEVPASPSQDGPQVTAGQEEGAVVCQFFLLGKCRFGNGCRRSHSTPTLDNPEAVIDQENRKEGEKEGKLKKKAKGNKTNQPKDTEGKGSTKKSRMRTADDVISRILWDPSVEPADFVVGYVDRFLGVLERPFSEFNWDTDPCDCDYSSELALPRHRIQYFTHRGCRVWDRNNRTDRVFGSTGQCLAAPFGQEEEQEQVTQEQQDQKNDHRESREGQDGIITTEGEESLIKQDVENEHLEERNQSKTSIQVPESTRPGTGSTPLNQQEARRESEPLEEEVGKDSVLVVIADQMSLSQSESESRGEEGETGEEWKDYWDGEKGPDLAQCPSVPVEQRTERGGGRPSKRKPTHFITFRANTPSILSSFQHLQEELTSLLPSSAPHWLPPSSLHVTLCLLVLPGPAEVTAAGEMLQRFAYLDRNPPVAVSFPLKLKHFGGKVLYLSPQPQPHLQQLNAGLQEAFREQGWLHRDSFNPRYHLTLAKVKDQEGARVFEGVGELKVGKGVNFGRLPINRLHLCSMGMTGDGFYETLCLVNLR; this is translated from the exons GCCAGGAGGAGGGAGCAGTTGTCTGTCAGTTCTTCCTGTTGGGAAAGTGTCGTTTTGGAAACGGGTGTCGTCGATCTCACAG cACTCCAACATTAGATAACCCAGAGGCTGTTATAGACCAGGAAAACAGgaaggagggagaaaaagagggaaaacTCAAGAAGAAAGCAAAGGGGAATAAAACAAACCAGCCAAAAGACACAGAGGGAAAAG GATCAACCAAGAAGTCCCGCATGCGTACAGCCGATGACGTCATCTCTCGGATCCTGTGGGACCCATCGGTGGAGCCGGCGGACTTTGTGGTGGGGTACGTGGACCGCTTCCTTGGGGTGCTGGAGCGGCCCTTCTCTGAGTTCAACTGGGACACCGACCCCTGCGATTGTGACTACTCTTCTGAGCTAGCCCTGCCCAGACACAGGATTCAGTACTTCACCCATAGAGGGTGTAGAGTCTGGGACCGCAACAACAGGACTGACAGGGTGTTTGGATCCACTGGACAGTGTCTGGCAGCCCCCTTTgggcaggaggaggagcaagagcaGG TGACACAAGAACAACAAGACCAAAAAAACGACCACCGTGAATCAAGAGAAGGACAAGATGGCATCATCACTACAGAGGGTGAAGAGTCCCTGATAAAACAGGATGTTGAAAACGAACACTTGGAGGAAAGAAATCAGAGCAAGACAAGTATTCAGGTGCCTGAGTCGACCAGACCAGGCACAGGAAGTACTCCACTGAACCAACAGGAAGCAAGAAGAGAATCAGAACCCTTGGAAGAGGAAGTTGGGAAGGATTCCGTTTTAGTCGTCATAGCAGACCAGATGTCTCTATCCCAGAGTGAAAGCGAGAGCAGGGGGGAGGAAGGTGAGACGGGGGAAGAATGGAAAGATTactgggatggagagaaaggCCCAGACCTAGCCCAGTGTCCATCTGTGCCTgtggagcagagaacagagaggggtggaggCCGGCCTTCCAAACGTAAGCCCACCCACTTCATCACCTTCCGGGCCAacactccctccatcctctcctccttccagcaCCTTCAGGAGGAGctcacctccctcctcccctcatccgCCCCTCATTGGttgcccccctcctccctccacgtCACCCTGTGTCTCCTGGTCCTCCCCGGCCCAGCCGAGGTCACTGCCGCTGGGGAGATGCTCCAACGCTTCGCCTACCTGGACCGCAACCCCCCTGTGGCCGTCTCCTTCCCCCTGAAACTGAAGCACTTTGGTGGGAAGGTTCTCTACCTGagcccccagcctcagccccaccTCCAGCAGCTAAATGCTGGCCTACAGGAGGCCTTCAGAGAGCAGGGCTGGCTGCACAGGGACTCCTTTAACCCACGCTACCATCTCACCCTGGCCAAGGTGAAGGACCAGGAGGGGGCGAGGGTGTTTGAGGGGGTGGGGGAGCTGAAGGTGGGTAAGGGGGTGAATTTTGGGCGACTGCCTATAAATAGGCTACACCTGTGTAGCATGGGGATGACTGGGGATGGGTTTTATGAGACACTGTGTTTGGTCAATCTCCGGTGA